In one window of Rhizobium oryzihabitans DNA:
- a CDS encoding ABC transporter ATP-binding protein, which yields MAKTLGPVKRKFSPWDNPDAVPFIRFENVTKRFGDFVAVNNLTLDIYEREFFSLLGPSGCGKTTLMRMLAGFEEPTDGRILLQGKDISGVPPYKRPTNMMFQSYALFPHMSVEKNIAFGLEQDGLPKAEIAARVEEMLRLVKLGEFAKRKPSQLSGGQRQRVALARSLAKRPKVLLLDEPLGALDKKLREETQFELMDIQTNLGLTFLIVTHDQEEAMTVSDRIAVMDKGNVVQVATPAEIYEAPNTRYVADFIGDINIFDAKVVANASEIGRPGLVTLDCDGLAVSVEQECAAAPASQVAFAIRPEKVRISLDQPADSSINSAYGEVWDIGYLGDFSVFIVKLADGRVIRAAQANVSRLVDRPITFGDMVWLNWKPDSGLVLTR from the coding sequence ATGGCGAAAACTCTGGGGCCGGTCAAACGCAAATTTAGCCCTTGGGACAATCCCGATGCGGTGCCCTTCATCCGCTTTGAAAACGTCACCAAACGGTTCGGCGATTTTGTCGCCGTCAATAATCTGACGCTCGATATTTACGAGCGAGAGTTCTTCTCGCTGCTTGGTCCCTCGGGCTGTGGCAAGACCACGCTGATGCGCATGCTGGCCGGCTTCGAGGAGCCGACGGATGGACGCATCCTGCTGCAGGGCAAGGATATTTCCGGCGTGCCGCCCTATAAGCGTCCGACCAATATGATGTTCCAGTCCTATGCGCTTTTCCCTCATATGTCGGTCGAAAAGAACATCGCCTTCGGTCTGGAGCAGGATGGCCTGCCGAAGGCGGAAATTGCCGCCCGCGTCGAGGAAATGCTGCGGCTCGTCAAGCTCGGCGAATTTGCCAAGCGCAAGCCGAGCCAGCTTTCGGGCGGCCAGCGCCAGCGCGTGGCGCTTGCCCGTTCGCTTGCCAAGCGGCCGAAGGTGCTTCTTCTCGATGAACCGCTAGGCGCGCTCGACAAGAAGCTGCGCGAAGAAACGCAGTTTGAGCTGATGGACATCCAGACCAATCTCGGTCTCACCTTCCTCATCGTCACCCATGACCAGGAAGAGGCGATGACGGTGTCGGATCGCATCGCGGTCATGGACAAAGGCAATGTCGTGCAGGTGGCGACGCCCGCCGAGATTTACGAAGCGCCGAACACGCGTTACGTGGCGGATTTTATCGGTGACATCAATATTTTCGACGCCAAGGTCGTCGCCAACGCCTCTGAGATTGGCAGGCCCGGACTGGTGACGCTGGATTGCGACGGGCTGGCGGTATCTGTGGAGCAGGAATGTGCCGCGGCGCCCGCCAGTCAGGTGGCTTTCGCCATCCGCCCGGAAAAGGTCCGCATCTCGCTCGATCAGCCCGCCGACAGCAGCATCAATTCCGCCTATGGCGAGGTCTGGGATATCGGTTATCTCGGCGACTTCTCGGTCTTCATCGTCAAGCTTGCCGATGGTCGGGTCATCCGCGCCGCGCAGGCGAACGTCTCCCGTCTCGTTGATCGTCCGATCACCTTCGGCGATATGGTGTGGCTGAACTGGAAACCGGATTCAGGTCTTGTCCTGACACGCTGA
- a CDS encoding ABC transporter permease: MKRGKFDITVLTLGFAFLYIPIIILIVYSFNASKLVTVWGGFSLQWYRSMWSNQGLMDAAWVTLRVGILSATIGTILGTLAALSLTRFARFPGRVLFSGMIYAPLVMPEVITGLSLLLLFVAVGVDRGFWTVVIAHTTFTMCYVAIVVQSRLLTFDRSLEEAALDLGCPPVKTFFKITLPLIFPAVIAGWMLAFTLSLDDLVIASFATGPGATTLPIKIYSQVRLGVTPEINAICTILIGLVTIGVIATSIVSKRTELQRMRDEHAAARN, from the coding sequence ATGAAGCGCGGAAAATTCGACATCACCGTCCTCACCCTCGGTTTTGCCTTTCTTTATATCCCGATCATCATCCTGATCGTTTATTCCTTCAATGCCTCGAAGCTCGTCACCGTCTGGGGTGGCTTTTCGCTGCAATGGTACAGATCCATGTGGTCGAACCAGGGGTTGATGGATGCCGCCTGGGTGACGCTACGTGTCGGTATCCTCAGCGCCACGATCGGCACCATCCTCGGAACGCTGGCGGCGTTGTCGCTCACCCGCTTCGCCCGTTTTCCGGGGCGCGTGCTGTTTTCCGGCATGATCTATGCGCCGCTCGTCATGCCGGAGGTCATCACCGGCCTGTCGCTACTGCTTTTGTTCGTTGCCGTCGGGGTGGATCGCGGTTTCTGGACGGTTGTCATCGCCCATACCACTTTCACCATGTGTTATGTGGCGATCGTCGTGCAGTCCCGGCTCCTCACCTTTGATCGCAGTCTGGAGGAGGCGGCGCTTGATCTCGGCTGCCCGCCGGTCAAGACTTTCTTCAAAATTACGCTGCCGCTGATCTTCCCGGCCGTCATCGCCGGCTGGATGCTGGCTTTCACGCTGTCGCTTGACGATCTGGTGATCGCCAGCTTCGCCACCGGTCCCGGCGCAACCACGCTGCCGATCAAAATCTACTCGCAGGTGCGCCTCGGCGTGACGCCGGAAATCAACGCGATCTGTACGATCCTCATCGGCCTCGTCACCATCGGCGTGATTGCCACTTCCATTGTCTCCAAACGCACCGAATTGCAGCGGATGAGAGACGAGCACGCGGCCGCGCGAAACTGA
- a CDS encoding ABC transporter permease, whose translation MFMTVSLPATRRFSLLPIAAVIVAAIAAMPILAIFWLALTGSTEGWQHLLANVLPRAGFRTFLLLGMTAATTAFFGIVCAWLVTTFEFPLRRVLSAALVLPLAIPSYLAAYAFGEFLDFTGPVQSAIRAAFGYHSIRDYWFPDIRSLGGAVVVLSSVLYPYVYLSARAAFSMQGRFAAEAARTLGAKPLSVFFSVQLPMARPAIAIGLSLVLMETLNDIGAVEYLGVQTLTFTIYETWLNRGNLANATQIAAVILLIVGALIVIERNARERQRFAAPKATSMAQRHRLKDLGSWRRWSASLFCLIPVVSGFLIPVIVLCGYAVKRLDALFAPKLLKALGHSLEVSLSAAFVTLIAAFVFSYAIRTERSRTSKVAARLGSMGYGVPGTVLAIGVLIPLAGLDNRVDGLLRSHFGFSSGLLLSGTAFAIIYAHAVRFMTMAEGTLDAGFQKLSPHIDMASRTLGRNRLQTLFKVLLPNMRPAALTAFLLVLIESMKELPATILLRPFGFNTLATLVYEDASRSRVQDAAVPAIIIILAGLIPVLLVSKSMDHPENH comes from the coding sequence ATGTTCATGACGGTTTCCCTTCCGGCAACGAGACGCTTTTCATTGTTGCCCATAGCGGCGGTCATCGTCGCAGCCATCGCCGCCATGCCCATTCTGGCGATCTTCTGGCTGGCGCTGACCGGCAGCACCGAGGGATGGCAGCATCTTCTTGCCAATGTGCTGCCACGCGCCGGGTTTCGCACCTTCCTGTTGCTGGGAATGACAGCAGCGACGACGGCATTCTTCGGCATCGTCTGCGCCTGGCTCGTCACCACATTCGAATTTCCGCTGCGGCGGGTGTTGTCCGCAGCGCTTGTCCTGCCGCTCGCCATCCCGTCCTATCTGGCGGCCTATGCATTCGGCGAGTTTCTCGATTTCACCGGCCCGGTGCAGAGCGCCATCCGCGCCGCCTTTGGCTACCACAGCATCCGCGACTACTGGTTCCCAGACATACGGTCGCTTGGCGGCGCCGTGGTGGTTCTGAGCTCGGTGCTTTACCCCTATGTCTATCTTTCGGCCCGCGCCGCCTTTTCCATGCAGGGGCGGTTTGCGGCCGAGGCAGCCCGCACGCTCGGCGCAAAACCATTGAGCGTGTTCTTTTCCGTGCAATTGCCCATGGCACGACCGGCAATTGCCATCGGGCTTTCGCTGGTCCTGATGGAGACGCTGAACGATATCGGCGCCGTCGAATATCTTGGTGTCCAGACACTGACCTTCACCATCTACGAAACCTGGCTCAATCGCGGCAACCTCGCCAATGCGACACAGATCGCCGCCGTTATCCTGCTCATCGTCGGCGCGCTGATCGTGATCGAACGCAACGCCCGCGAAAGGCAGCGCTTTGCCGCGCCGAAAGCGACCAGCATGGCGCAGCGCCACCGGCTGAAAGACCTTGGCAGCTGGCGGCGCTGGTCCGCGAGCCTGTTCTGCCTCATTCCCGTGGTGAGCGGTTTCCTTATTCCCGTGATCGTTCTTTGCGGTTACGCCGTGAAAAGGCTGGATGCGCTGTTTGCACCCAAGCTTCTGAAAGCGCTCGGGCATAGTCTTGAGGTCTCGCTTTCCGCCGCCTTCGTGACGCTGATTGCGGCTTTCGTCTTTTCATACGCCATCCGCACCGAGCGCTCCCGCACTTCAAAGGTGGCCGCGCGCCTCGGCTCCATGGGCTATGGCGTGCCGGGAACGGTGCTTGCCATCGGCGTGCTCATTCCGCTGGCCGGTCTCGACAATCGCGTCGATGGGCTTCTCCGATCGCATTTCGGATTTTCAAGCGGCCTGCTGCTGTCCGGCACCGCCTTCGCCATCATTTATGCCCATGCCGTGCGCTTCATGACCATGGCGGAAGGCACGCTTGATGCCGGGTTCCAGAAGCTTTCGCCACATATCGACATGGCCTCGCGAACGCTCGGGCGCAACCGTCTGCAGACGCTATTCAAGGTGCTGTTGCCGAACATGCGGCCTGCGGCGCTGACCGCCTTTCTTCTGGTGCTGATCGAGTCCATGAAGGAGTTGCCGGCGACGATCCTGCTGCGTCCCTTCGGCTTCAACACCTTGGCCACGCTGGTCTATGAGGATGCCTCCCGCTCGCGGGTGCAGGATGCCGCCGTGCCGGCCATCATCATCATTCTCGCCGGCCTTATACCCGTGCTTCTTGTCTCAAAATCGATGGATCATCCGGAAAACCACTGA
- a CDS encoding PAS domain-containing sensor histidine kinase — MDTPPAMEEDVRTTEAAEEDDLFADYVRGEGPAAIHAPTNTIDTDEKEEVATDVQPVADIAAAMVSPPLRPADALSAETLDQMPVALLVHAGDRLIHANPDFLRLTGYGSLDELQEVGGLEALLQRQELENMPDNEGGMVVVSAENDIIPVKARLQSIRWEETKALMLSLVPLEEKQTPVAAANENTAAAETANAEAGSLSLLQGEVEELHSILETATDGVVLLGDDGEIRSLNRSASALFNYDNGEIAGKPFVTLFAHESQRAVLDYLSGLANNGVASVLNDGREVIGREASGGFLPLFMTIGRLKSSHGYCAVIRDITQWKRTEEELRNAKRAAETANAHKTDFLARVSHEIRTPLNAIIGFADMMATERFGPIGHSRYVEYSNDIGRSGRHVLDIVNDLLDISKIEAGQMDVDFIAVPLNETVAEAVSLVQPQANNQRVIIRTALSQSVPQIVADLRSIKQIVLNILSNAIRFTPSGGQIVVSTAYEANGSVSLRIRDTGIGMTRAELEQAMKPFRQVASSGKRVRGDGTGLGLPLTKAMVDANRANFSITSTPNEGTLVEITFPSQRVLAN; from the coding sequence GTGGATACGCCGCCCGCCATGGAAGAAGACGTCAGAACGACGGAAGCGGCCGAGGAAGACGATCTCTTCGCGGACTACGTTCGCGGCGAAGGACCGGCAGCCATTCACGCGCCCACGAATACAATCGATACCGACGAGAAGGAAGAAGTCGCCACGGATGTACAGCCGGTGGCCGATATTGCCGCCGCGATGGTCAGCCCGCCGCTGCGCCCCGCCGATGCGCTGAGCGCCGAAACGCTGGACCAGATGCCCGTGGCGCTGCTCGTGCATGCCGGCGACCGGCTGATCCACGCCAATCCGGATTTCCTGCGACTGACGGGTTACGGTTCTCTCGATGAATTGCAGGAGGTCGGCGGACTGGAAGCACTGCTGCAACGGCAGGAGCTGGAGAATATGCCTGACAACGAAGGCGGCATGGTCGTCGTCAGTGCCGAAAACGACATCATTCCGGTCAAGGCGCGGCTGCAATCCATTCGCTGGGAAGAAACCAAGGCGCTGATGCTGTCGCTTGTTCCGCTGGAAGAAAAGCAGACGCCGGTTGCAGCGGCGAATGAAAATACGGCAGCCGCCGAAACGGCGAATGCGGAGGCCGGCAGCCTTTCCCTGCTGCAGGGCGAAGTCGAGGAACTGCACTCCATTCTGGAAACGGCGACCGATGGTGTGGTGCTTTTGGGAGACGACGGCGAGATCCGTTCGCTCAACCGCTCCGCTAGCGCGCTGTTCAACTACGACAATGGCGAGATTGCCGGAAAACCCTTCGTCACGCTGTTTGCCCATGAGAGCCAGCGCGCCGTTTTGGACTATCTGTCCGGCCTTGCCAATAATGGCGTGGCCAGTGTGCTGAATGATGGCCGTGAAGTGATCGGCCGCGAGGCATCAGGCGGCTTCCTGCCGCTGTTCATGACCATCGGGCGGCTCAAATCCTCACACGGCTATTGCGCCGTCATCCGCGACATCACCCAGTGGAAACGCACGGAAGAAGAGCTGCGCAACGCCAAACGCGCGGCAGAAACCGCCAATGCGCACAAGACCGATTTCCTGGCCCGCGTCAGCCATGAAATCCGCACGCCGCTCAACGCCATTATCGGCTTTGCGGACATGATGGCGACTGAACGCTTCGGGCCAATCGGCCATTCGCGCTATGTGGAATATTCCAACGATATCGGCCGTTCGGGCCGGCATGTGCTCGACATCGTCAACGATCTTCTGGACATCTCCAAGATCGAAGCAGGCCAGATGGATGTGGATTTCATCGCCGTACCGCTGAACGAGACGGTGGCCGAAGCGGTCTCGCTGGTGCAGCCGCAGGCCAACAACCAGCGTGTCATCATCCGTACGGCACTTTCGCAATCCGTGCCGCAGATCGTTGCCGATCTGCGCTCGATCAAGCAGATTGTGCTCAACATCCTGTCGAACGCCATCCGCTTTACGCCATCGGGCGGCCAGATCGTCGTTTCCACCGCCTATGAGGCCAATGGCAGCGTGTCGCTGCGCATTCGCGACACCGGCATCGGCATGACGCGGGCGGAACTGGAGCAGGCGATGAAACCCTTCCGGCAGGTGGCATCATCAGGCAAGCGCGTGCGCGGCGACGGCACCGGGCTCGGCCTTCCGCTGACCAAGGCCATGGTGGACGCCAACCGCGCCAACTTCTCCATCACCTCGACGCCGAATGAAGGAACGCTGGTGGAAATCACCTTTCCGTCACAGCGGGTTCTTGCCAACTGA
- a CDS encoding ABC transporter permease subunit produces MAITTPENRQSPWRWLVVAVPYFWLLLFFAAPFFIILKISLSDTAISMPPYTPVFEGFSKLGEFFSQLDFENYLFLTEDPLYIDAYLSSLRIAFISTCLLLLIGYPMALAMARAPSSVRPTLVMLVILPFWTSFLIRVYAWIGILKPEGLLTVLFQWLGFLGPDQQVNIFRTETAIFIGIVYSYLPFMVLPLYSALEKLDNTLLEAAADLGCPPWKAFWKITFPLSLPGVVAGSMICFIPITGEFVIPDLLGGAQTLMIGKTLWTEFFGNRDWPLASAVAVLLLLLLVVPIAIFQNQQKKVG; encoded by the coding sequence ATGGCGATCACCACTCCCGAAAACCGGCAAAGCCCCTGGCGCTGGCTGGTCGTCGCGGTTCCCTATTTCTGGCTGCTGCTGTTTTTCGCTGCGCCCTTTTTCATCATTCTCAAGATATCGCTGTCAGATACGGCGATCTCCATGCCGCCCTATACGCCGGTCTTCGAAGGGTTTTCGAAGCTCGGCGAATTCTTTTCGCAGCTGGATTTCGAGAATTACCTCTTCCTGACGGAAGACCCGCTTTACATCGACGCCTATCTGTCGTCGCTGCGCATCGCCTTCATCTCCACCTGTCTGCTTTTGCTGATCGGTTATCCCATGGCGCTCGCCATGGCGCGCGCGCCGTCATCGGTCCGCCCGACGCTGGTGATGCTGGTGATCCTGCCGTTCTGGACCTCGTTCCTGATCCGCGTTTACGCCTGGATAGGCATTCTGAAGCCGGAGGGCCTGTTGACGGTGCTGTTCCAATGGCTCGGTTTTCTGGGGCCGGACCAGCAGGTCAACATCTTCCGCACGGAAACAGCGATCTTCATCGGCATTGTTTATTCCTACCTGCCCTTCATGGTGCTGCCGCTCTATTCGGCGCTGGAAAAACTCGACAATACGCTTCTGGAAGCGGCGGCTGATCTCGGTTGCCCACCCTGGAAAGCCTTCTGGAAGATCACCTTTCCTCTGTCGCTGCCGGGCGTGGTCGCCGGTTCGATGATCTGCTTCATCCCGATAACGGGTGAATTCGTCATCCCTGACCTCTTGGGTGGCGCGCAGACCCTGATGATCGGCAAGACGCTCTGGACGGAATTCTTCGGCAATCGCGACTGGCCCTTAGCGTCTGCCGTTGCCGTGCTGCTGCTGCTGTTGCTGGTGGTGCCCATCGCCATCTTCCAGAACCAGCAGAAGAAGGTGGGGTGA